GGGAGCCCAGTCCTATATGGAAGAGTGGACAAGGAGAGCAAGGGCATTCCTGATGGATGTGGTCCCTGAGCCTAGGGTCAGAGCTGGGTTACAGGGTGGGAGAAATTCTTAGAGGTTTGGCTTTGCAACCCATGATCAGTGGGAGAGGCTCCAGCCAGGACCTGTTATGGCCAACATGATGATATGTCAGAATGGCCATCTTGCCTGGGCCTCACATTCACTCAAAGCCATAAATTTAAACTTTTGATGTTGTTTCCATATGGTTATACATGCGGTCTTTGGGGTTTCTGTTCATTAGAATGTTAagtttgtatattgtatataaaaacggtgtattttttaaaaagattttatttatttatccatgagagagactgagagagagagagagagagagaggccaagacataggcagagggagaagcagactccattcagggagcctgatgtgggcctcaatcctgggactccaggatcacaccctgagctgaaggcaggtgcttaaccacagagccacccaggcatcccaaaatactgtattttcatatataatttatatacaacaacaacaaccagttTCCTTCTGTTCTTAATATACCAGGAGGGTGGGCAGCttgggtcgctcagcagtttagcgccgccttcagcccagggtgtgatcctggagacatgggatcgggtcccacatcaggatccctgcatggagcctgcttctccccctctgcctgtgcctctctgtgtgtctctcatgaataaagaaataaaatctttaaatataaatataagtaagtaagtaagtaaataaataaatatatatatatatcaggagGGCTAAGAAGTGAGAGTAGCCTGGGTCTTACTCAGAATAGGGCCAAGAAGGTGAGGGTGAGGTGCCAGGGTGCAAAATTTAAGAAGGCAAATGCAGTGTCCCAGGGAGTGTACCCTAGGCACCTCTTTTGCCTCACCCTGGTGCCAGCCTCATCTACCTTAGACACCACCAGGTAGTCTCCCTGTTCTCCATCCCTGGAGGGACCTCTAAAGGTAGGCATCCTGGAGAAGGAACACTAGAGAGAAAGAACTCTTactctgggtgggggtgggcgcaAAACCCTGGAAATAGACAAAAATGATTATTAAGCCTCCTTCAACTCAAAAGTGGGTATACACTGCCACCCAGTGGCCATCCAGGATTGGATTCCCAGAACTACTTCCAGAATGGCACTGGCAAAGGCAAGACCAAGATACACACCATCTCACCCAGCCCTGAATTTCTTCACATTAGCATGTTTTCCTGCTGTtcagacacatgaagaaatgaaactgTTCAACACATCTTTATTAACAGAGACATATGGACAGACAATGCATCAAGGGCAATGTCTGGAAGCTGTGATGGGGGTGTCTGTGTGCAGAAAAGGCCTTCTCTAGGCCAGGGATAGCTCCCTGAACCTAGGCTAACCTCTCTAGGTCCCCTGCCCAGCAGTGGGTCCTGAGCTGAGGCCAGCCTCGCCATCATACTCCTGAGGGATGAATGGGGCTGGGGATCTTTCAGGATTGGAAGACCCTGACCTCAGCATTCTTATGGTTCCCCAGCTAACTTGGTTGCTGAGAGGGTGGGGGACAGGCCATGAGAACACTTGCATAGCAGGGGAAGAGAATGGGGGTAAGGCATATGGTGAGGACAGGGAGATGAAGGGGGCCTCCACAGGCAACCTTCATCTTCTTCCCCCCTCAATTTCTGCTGGATTGAGGGGTCAGGCCCAGACAGAGTATAATACCCACACCCATCCCTAACTCCAGAACCCTGACTGGTGGCAGAGAAGCTCTGGAAAGGCCTGAGTTAGTCATCAAGCTTGTGGTATGTGAGTCTGAATGACTGGTCCCCTTGGTATATGTGGGGCTCCCTCTCTGGATGGGTGTGAATGCATGATGCTGCTGTACACATGGGATTATATCTGCGGGTATGTCCCATATGTCCCCATGAGTCTCTATGTTTGGTTGTGTAAGTATGTATGTCCCTGCTTGACAGCAGGACCTTAGTAATTGCATGTTGTGAGTATGTCCCTGTCTTTCCACCTGGGCTCCAGAAAGTGGATGTATGCGGGCCTGCCCGCTCCTGTCTATCCACAGGTCCTCCTTCAGGCCTGGCTGGTCAGGGGTCCTGGCCGAAGAGGTAGGTGGTGAACTCAAGCCGGAGGCCCCGGGCATAGGCTCGAAGAGTATAGAAGAGTGTGAGGAAGTCCTGGGTGCTGAAGATCGTGTCAGCCAGCGCGAAGGCCAGGGTAGATGGGATGACACCCCGGCCATACTCCACCATCCATGTGTTTGGTCCCCACTCCACAGCTGTTGCCTCACCAGGCCCATGCACCACGGTCTCTCCTGGGGGACAGGGAGCACCCACATAAGGAGCCTCGCCCTGCCCTTCCACTGCTGCCACCTCCCTAGGCCATGGGCTATCTatgggcagggagcagagcaagagcttcaggaaaggaaaaagcctTACCTCATGGCCTGGTTGCCCATCTGGAAGATTAAGAAGGCAAGATAGCCACTCTTAAGTTTTCCTCTGTGGCATCGCCTGGCTCATGTCCTCTTTGGGGGGAAGCCAAGGAGAGCCACCTCACCTGGCCATGGGCCACTGTATGGGAGTCCTGGAAGTCTGCATTCCCCAGCCTCACACATGTCAGGCAGAAATTTAGCTAAATTTGGGCTGGGCCTGTTAGATAGGGAGGGGTGATTATAAGGTTTTTGTGGCTTTCTGAGAAATGTAGCTGTTCAGTTATAATGCCTATCATGCCTGTAATGCTCAACCTCAAATTTATGTGGAAGTCCAAAGCTCTACTTTTTATGTCAAATGTTTCACTACAGAAAAAGGGAGACAATGGTCTGTCTTGTCTTTGGGGGTAGGAGAGCATATCTGATTACCCAACTGTCTTCCCAACAACTGTTGGAATATTAGATGAATAAAACAGTGTCTGGGTAGATAAAAATCAGACATGGTTAACAGGAAGCTGTTATGTTTCGTTTCCTTTTAACAGTGGAAAGCAACGGGGGCCCTCGGACCTGCCTCAATCAACGACCTGTGGCTTATCTAGGGGGTTAAGGAAACCTGGAAAGAGCCCCCAACACACCCCCTTTCCGTGCTATCGCTCTCTTCCAACTCTGGGCACCCCAGAATGAAGGGACCCACCTCTCTGCCAGAGCCCCCCTACCCACCTGGGTAGAAGACCTCACTTTTGGTAGTGCCCTCTCTCCACTGGTGGAAGGTGCCAGAGATGATGGTGTCGGAGATCTCAGCCCAATAGCGCCCTGAGGGACAATCAGATGGACACCGAGTATCAGGGGATCAGCGCCAATACACGGCTTGGCCAAACATCAGAACGGAGGGCATGGGCCCTTGTACAGCCCCAGCCTCCCAGTTCGGCCCGCCGCCAGCACTGACCCGAGTGGCCGCGAGAGCCCAGGGCGGTGCCGAAGAGCAGCACGTACTCGGACAGCGAGGCGTGCAGAAGGCACATGGCGCCCATCCAGCCGCCCGCGTTCACGAACACCCACTGCAGCTCCTCGTCGGGCAACACGTGGCCTGGGTGCAGCCGCCGTAGCTCCACGATCAGCCGAGAGAAAGCCAGCTCGTGGTCCAGCCCTGGCGGGGGCAGAGGAACAACAGGGTCAGAGCCAGCACCACTCTGAACTCGGGAAAGGCGCCTCTCAAACTCCCAGCTCGGCTCGGGCCTCCCCAGGACCCTGCCCTCCACCCGTTCACTCGCCCGGTCATCCGTCGGCTCACCCGCGTACTGCCGGGCCAGCTGCGCGATCTCTTCGCGCTGGAAGACGAAGCTCTGCGTGCCCAGCCAGAGCCAGACCACCTGGGCCAGCACCGCTGCGGCAGCCAAGAGCAGCGCGGCCCACGCCCACCGCCGGCCCACTGCCCACTGCATCCCGGCGGGCGGCCTGGCACGGAGAAGCGAAGGAACGATCGGTGGGCCTGGAGCTGCGACTCCCACTGCCTCCGGACCTGCGGCGCGCAGCCCACGACCGTTCCCCCGCCACAGCCGTGGTACGGCTTGCCCTGGCCAATCATAACAGTCCGGGCACCCGGGCTCCGCCCCTCGGGTTGAACCATTTCCtcgcggggagcggggagcgccGAGGAGTGGGGCGGAGCCTCGCGCGTGATGCGAGGGGGCGGGACTAAGCCTCCCCAGCTGCACTATTCAGGGCCTACGAGCAAGGTCTCTGCGAGTGCCCTACCACGTGTGAATGGGGGTGTGAATGTGGGCGGGGGTAGGTGGCCGGCCTGGACTCCCAGGTGAAGCAGGCAAGCCCGGAAGCAGAGACTTCCGGGACTTGTGATCGTCATTTTTGTTAGCACAGAAAGTGGGAGGAGGCGCTTCTGCCTAGGCGTGTTACCGAAAGCTTTATGGAGGCGGTGACGCCTGAGCCACGTGTGTAGGGGAAATGGGGAGGGCATTCTAGCGAATGTGGCCTGTTCCAAGAACAAAGTCGCTGTGAAGAGACAACAGGGGGTCTCTTGGGGGCCTACGATTCATTCTTTGCTTTGAAGCACAAAATGTGAGAGGCGTGCATTGTAAACCAAAAGGGTTATGAGGAGCGGaataataaaggaagagaaacaaaggagaaaagaggcagCAAAGTGCAGTGATTAAGAAAGTAACTCTGGAGCTGGACTGGGTTAAAAGCCCGGCTTCTGCCATCTACTaggtgtgtgatcttgggcaagttacttaaaccctgtgactcagttttctcatctgtgaaatgggatgaaTAAAAGTACCTACCTCAGAGAGCATACCTTCATTGtgatgaagattaaatgagttaatatttataaagcaattaGTGCCCTGCAAGTGGTGACATGTGtgtttgttataaaaataaaacaagggagaAGAGAACTGTAAGAACATAGCATCACACATGATAGTGATGGAATGAAGGATCAACACAGTCAAATGTAATTGAGAGGTCCGATAAAATGATGGGAAATGGTCATTAGGCTTCTCAGTAGGGGCATGTAGCA
This portion of the Canis lupus dingo isolate Sandy chromosome 11, ASM325472v2, whole genome shotgun sequence genome encodes:
- the SIGMAR1 gene encoding sigma non-opioid intracellular receptor 1 isoform X1 produces the protein MQWAVGRRWAWAALLLAAAAVLAQVVWLWLGTQSFVFQREEIAQLARQYAGLDHELAFSRLIVELRRLHPGHVLPDEELQWVFVNAGGWMGAMCLLHASLSEYVLLFGTALGSRGHSGRYWAEISDTIISGTFHQWREGTTKSEVFYPGETVVHGPGEATAVEWGPNTWMVEYGRGVIPSTLAFALADTIFSTQDFLTLFYTLRAYARGLRLEFTTYLFGQDP
- the SIGMAR1 gene encoding sigma non-opioid intracellular receptor 1 isoform X2, encoding MQWAVGRRWAWAALLLAAAAVLAQVVWLWLGTQSFVFQREEIAQLARQYAGLDHELAFSRLIVELRRLHPGHVLPDEELQWVFVNAGGWMGAMCLLHASLSEYVLLFGTALGSRGHSGRYWAEISDTIISGTFHQWREGTTKRETVVHGPGEATAVEWGPNTWMVEYGRGVIPSTLAFALADTIFSTQDFLTLFYTLRAYARGLRLEFTTYLFGQDP